In Pelosinus sp. UFO1, one genomic interval encodes:
- a CDS encoding acyltransferase, with the protein MSREKIMAIEYIRGVSMLGVIGIHTGAYSLSNPKVNIHLFALLEIITRFSVPIFFFVSAFGLFITQDLTAKLNYSSFLIRRLRTVLLPYIVWSILYMLHYTFVSGDTMIWHPPLLYEFAFFGLASYQLYFLVILLWFYTFMPLWRTLVRSIIKHPIRNLGILLLLQMLFNYYSSYILHANFSNHYLNKLIFHRTSYWIFHYVFIFLFGAVCAVEYVKFKEAIKCYRSYIKTFFSISLAGMLLFYYYLVYTLNYTPEAAVNTDHQLSPIGILYTLSSTVFLFMLFSKDRLPEGIQKLLGSLGEHSYVVYLVHPLVMYYLASYLSVRNLLMTAPTTIMFYLTTVIISLTFAIFIKKIGKFIPVISLLLTGSKLSKPKSGV; encoded by the coding sequence ATGTCTAGAGAAAAAATAATGGCCATTGAATACATACGCGGCGTGTCTATGCTTGGCGTAATTGGTATTCATACGGGAGCTTACTCCCTAAGCAATCCTAAAGTAAACATTCATTTATTTGCTTTACTAGAAATTATCACGCGTTTCAGCGTTCCGATTTTCTTTTTCGTATCGGCCTTTGGCTTATTTATCACACAAGACCTTACAGCAAAGCTCAATTATAGTAGTTTCCTTATCAGACGACTCCGCACGGTGTTACTACCTTACATAGTTTGGTCTATCTTATATATGCTTCACTACACCTTCGTGAGTGGCGATACCATGATATGGCATCCTCCTCTCCTTTATGAGTTTGCTTTTTTCGGTCTTGCTTCTTATCAACTCTATTTTCTAGTCATTCTATTATGGTTTTACACATTTATGCCCTTATGGCGTACTCTAGTCAGGAGTATAATAAAGCATCCAATCCGCAATTTAGGCATACTCCTGCTACTACAAATGCTTTTTAATTATTACTCAAGTTATATACTACACGCAAATTTTTCTAATCATTATCTAAATAAATTAATCTTTCATCGTACAAGTTATTGGATATTCCATTACGTATTTATTTTTCTATTCGGCGCTGTTTGCGCCGTAGAATATGTAAAATTCAAAGAAGCAATCAAATGCTATCGATCCTATATTAAAACATTCTTTTCTATTAGCTTAGCAGGGATGTTACTATTTTATTATTATCTAGTGTATACTCTGAATTACACACCTGAAGCTGCCGTCAATACTGATCATCAACTTAGCCCTATCGGCATATTATATACGCTATCTAGTACAGTATTTTTATTTATGCTTTTTAGTAAAGACAGACTACCAGAAGGAATCCAAAAGCTGCTTGGCAGCCTAGGTGAACACTCCTATGTAGTGTATCTAGTTCATCCTTTGGTCATGTATTATTTAGCCAGTTACTTGTCTGTCCGCAATTTATTAATGACAGCCCCCACCACAATTATGTTCTATTTAACAACTGTCATTATTAGTCTAACCTTTGCAATTTTCATTAAAAAAATTGGCAAATTCATACCAGTTATCAGCTTATTATTGACAGGTAGTAAATTATCAAAACCAAAGTCCGGTGTATAA
- the dat gene encoding D-amino-acid transaminase — translation MRELGLVNGNLVDMSDSFIPMEDRGHQFGDGVYEVTKVYNGRCFALRPHLDRLYQSLRAIRIPATYTFEELVEFHELLIKESGITEGAIYLQITRGVAPRVHSFPEQVVPCLTMSIRPSSPINPEFKEKGVKIILIPDERWLRCDIKSLNLLSNVLGKQQAKEAHCFEAVMVRGDHVTEGTSSNFFVVKDGVIWTHPATNLILKGITRSIILERLAKDLDLTILEKPFGVAFVKGAEEAFLSGTSTEIMPVTSIDGVAVNNGSVGPITRKLQLAYTRLIDEECHR, via the coding sequence ATGAGAGAATTAGGATTAGTAAATGGTAATTTGGTTGATATGAGTGATAGCTTCATACCAATGGAAGATCGTGGTCATCAATTTGGAGATGGAGTTTATGAGGTGACGAAAGTATATAATGGTCGGTGTTTCGCTTTGAGACCACATTTGGATCGATTGTATCAATCCTTGCGTGCTATAAGAATTCCTGCTACTTATACTTTCGAAGAATTGGTCGAGTTTCATGAGTTGTTGATAAAAGAAAGTGGTATTACAGAAGGAGCCATTTACTTGCAGATTACTCGAGGCGTTGCACCACGCGTACACTCTTTTCCGGAGCAAGTTGTACCATGTTTGACCATGTCTATTCGTCCTAGTAGTCCAATAAATCCGGAATTTAAAGAAAAAGGTGTTAAAATTATATTAATTCCAGATGAACGTTGGCTGCGTTGTGATATTAAGTCTTTAAATTTGCTGAGCAATGTGCTGGGGAAACAACAAGCAAAAGAGGCTCACTGTTTTGAAGCTGTTATGGTGCGAGGCGATCACGTTACGGAAGGCACTAGCAGTAATTTCTTTGTTGTAAAAGATGGAGTGATTTGGACTCATCCAGCTACGAATTTAATCTTAAAAGGTATCACACGGTCAATTATATTAGAAAGATTAGCAAAGGATTTGGATTTGACAATTTTAGAAAAACCTTTTGGTGTGGCTTTCGTAAAAGGAGCAGAGGAAGCATTTTTATCCGGAACGAGTACAGAAATCATGCCAGTTACTTCCATCGATGGAGTTGCTGTGAACAATGGTTCTGTTGGGCCTATTACGCGAAAATTACAATTAGCTTATACTCGTCTAATTGATGAAGAGTGTCATCGTTAG